A single genomic interval of Oscillospiraceae bacterium harbors:
- a CDS encoding HU family DNA-binding protein codes for MTKQELINSIADKTGFTKKDSDKALEAFVETVTGALKTGDKVALAGFGTFEVRTRKARVGINPRTKQKISIPAAKTPAFKAGKALKDGVK; via the coding sequence TCAATTCCATCGCCGACAAAACGGGCTTTACGAAAAAGGATTCCGACAAGGCGCTTGAGGCCTTTGTCGAGACAGTAACGGGTGCCCTGAAGACCGGCGATAAAGTCGCACTGGCGGGTTTTGGTACATTTGAAGTCAGAACCAGAAAAGCCAGAGTCGGCATCAACCCCCGCACCAAGCAGAAGATCTCGATTCCTGCCGCAAAAACCCCGGCTTTCAAAGCAGGAAAAGCGCTCAAGGACGGCGTAAAATAA
- a CDS encoding RNA-binding S4 domain-containing protein has product MRLDKYLKVSRLIKRRAVANQACDGGRITVNGRTAKASYDVKIGDKISIEIGEHATVAEVLCVIENARKEQAQEMFRILEER; this is encoded by the coding sequence ATGAGATTAGACAAATACCTGAAAGTCAGTAGGTTGATCAAGCGCCGCGCTGTAGCCAATCAAGCTTGCGACGGCGGCAGGATTACCGTCAACGGGAGAACCGCAAAGGCATCATATGACGTTAAAATCGGCGATAAAATCAGTATTGAAATCGGCGAGCATGCCACGGTAGCCGAAGTGCTCTGCGTGATTGAAAATGCTCGAAAGGAACAGGCACAGGAAATGTTCCGCATTCTCGAAGAACGATAA